From a region of the Spirochaetota bacterium genome:
- a CDS encoding M48 family metalloprotease yields the protein MMKIVKIKYLIYIYILSLLIIGVFGFFGNNNNVEISYALKYFSRNDLDVGRSYFLFGMIPSTVSNIIGVLLLLYIAANGHHSRFSAYLSTRYKSDLLQVSISFAYILSILACINFPFALLTGFIRKDIFGLMNTDLFTWLARYFSATLIYLLLICVSLSILAIVIIKTKRFIIHIPIAFFILSLIFTIIYPRLITPIFYNSTKLPDNELRIKINRLINRSDIDIEDIYVLNKSRYSSAINAYMTGIGADRRIYLYDTLVNNFEAEEILSVIGHELCHYIEEHMLLGIALGTVGIIIALPLLNILSTYFTGKDLKCIMRPEGHPFLLILLIFIIFISKPIGNNVSREMERRADEYTINITENPDTFIRMKTRMTRINRSYILPNPLFVWFYYTHPPILERIRIAEKYKQL from the coding sequence ATTTGGTTTTTTCGGGAATAATAATAATGTTGAGATTAGTTATGCCTTAAAGTATTTCAGCAGAAATGATCTTGATGTTGGGAGGTCTTATTTTTTATTTGGCATGATCCCATCTACAGTTTCTAACATTATCGGGGTATTACTGTTGTTATACATTGCTGCCAATGGACACCATTCCCGGTTCTCTGCCTATCTGTCCACAAGGTATAAGTCTGACCTATTACAGGTTAGTATTTCCTTTGCATATATTCTATCAATTTTAGCTTGCATCAATTTCCCCTTTGCTCTCTTAACAGGTTTTATTAGAAAGGATATATTCGGCCTAATGAATACAGACCTATTCACATGGTTAGCAAGATATTTTTCAGCAACTCTAATCTATTTATTACTGATATGTGTATCTTTGTCAATCCTTGCAATTGTAATAATTAAAACTAAACGGTTTATTATACATATCCCTATAGCCTTTTTCATATTAAGCCTAATATTTACAATAATTTATCCTCGTCTCATAACACCGATATTCTACAATTCCACAAAACTGCCTGACAATGAATTGAGGATCAAGATAAATAGACTAATAAATAGATCTGACATTGATATTGAGGATATTTATGTATTAAATAAAAGTAGATACAGCTCAGCAATTAATGCATACATGACTGGAATCGGCGCTGATCGAAGAATATACTTATACGATACGCTTGTAAATAATTTTGAGGCTGAGGAGATATTGTCAGTAATCGGACATGAACTCTGCCATTATATAGAAGAGCATATGTTATTAGGCATAGCCCTTGGTACTGTCGGTATCATAATCGCATTGCCGCTCTTAAATATATTATCCACCTACTTTACTGGTAAAGACCTTAAATGCATTATGCGGCCGGAAGGCCATCCTTTCTTATTGATATTGTTGATATTTATCATTTTTATAAGCAAGCCAATAGGGAATAACGTATCCAGGGAAATGGAGAGACGGGCTGATGAATATACGATCAATATTACCGAAAATCCGGATACCTTTATAAGGATGAAGACGCGTATGACGAGAATTAATAGATCCTATATTTTGCCAAATCCATTATTTGTATGGTTTTATTATACCCATCCTCCCATATTGGAGAGAATAAGGATTGCTGAAAAATATAAGCAATTGTAA
- the bioB gene encoding biotin synthase BioB, protein MLSVLSKLTEKVLKGDDLSFEEVAPLVEITKQCDIVTLINFANIIRDEFKGANIETCAIMNAKSGRCSEDCVFCSQSAHHHTQIDRYPLSNIEDIIEKAKEAKAFGADRFSVVTSGRDIHGKTDLESICKAIEDISQTIEIGRCASLGTLTKDSARSLRMAGLERYHHNLETSRSFFPKICSTHSFEDRVDTIGIAKEAGFSVCAGGIFGLGESPLQRIEMAFDLKELDVDSIPLNFLNPIPGTPLEDSIPIPPMEILKTLAIYRFIHPQMDIRVCGGRYKNLRGIQALMYLAGINAVMIGNYLTTPGCDPAEDLQLIKDLMLTPRKSGKHLTE, encoded by the coding sequence ATGCTAAGTGTTCTCTCGAAACTAACAGAAAAAGTATTGAAGGGTGATGATCTCTCATTTGAAGAGGTGGCGCCATTAGTTGAGATTACAAAACAGTGTGACATCGTAACCCTAATCAATTTTGCAAACATCATCCGTGATGAATTTAAGGGCGCTAATATTGAGACCTGCGCCATAATGAATGCAAAATCAGGAAGGTGCAGTGAAGACTGTGTATTCTGCTCTCAATCTGCTCACCATCACACACAGATCGATAGGTATCCTTTGTCAAACATTGAAGACATTATAGAGAAGGCAAAGGAGGCCAAAGCATTTGGGGCAGACAGATTTAGCGTTGTTACCAGCGGAAGGGATATTCATGGCAAAACTGATTTAGAATCTATATGCAAAGCTATTGAAGACATCTCCCAGACGATAGAGATTGGAAGGTGCGCATCCTTGGGAACACTAACAAAAGATAGTGCAAGGAGCCTGCGGATGGCAGGACTGGAACGATATCATCACAATCTTGAAACATCAAGGAGTTTTTTCCCAAAGATATGCTCAACCCATTCTTTTGAAGATAGGGTGGATACGATAGGAATAGCAAAAGAGGCTGGATTTTCAGTTTGTGCTGGCGGGATATTTGGACTTGGTGAGAGCCCTCTCCAGAGGATCGAAATGGCCTTTGATCTAAAGGAGTTGGATGTTGATTCTATCCCATTAAATTTTTTAAATCCTATTCCAGGTACTCCCTTGGAGGATAGTATACCTATCCCGCCAATGGAAATATTAAAGACCCTGGCAATTTATAGATTTATTCATCCACAAATGGATATAAGGGTATGTGGAGGAAGATATAAGAACCTGAGAGGCATTCAGGCTCTTATGTATCTTGCTGGTATAAATGCAGTGATGATTGGCAATTATCTTACAACACCAGGTTGTGATCCAGCAGAAGATCTACAATTGATCAAGGATTTAATGCTGACTCCCCGTAAGAGCGGAAAGCATCTGACTGAATAA
- a CDS encoding heavy metal translocating P-type ATPase, giving the protein MSEMRVNLPIIGMTCANCAMNIERAVRKLSGIKEVNVNFATEQASIAYDSQQIGIDGIIAKIADAGFGVVTSSVELIVTGMTCVNCAVTIERTLMKRVMGVIKASVNFATETVFIQYIPSITTVNEIIAAIEKAGYGAIPLNEGIEGEDAESLARKGEIKSQTRKFFLGILFTIPLFILSMGRDFGILGAWSYSEWVNWLFLFLATPVQFYTGWDFYTGGWKSIRNGSANMDVLVAMGSSVAYIYSFALMLYPLLGEHVYFETSAVIITLIKLGKMLESRTKGRTGGAIRRLMELRPKTASILKEGEEEEVPISQVGVGDIVVVRPGDSLPVDGVIIEGDSAIDESMMTGEPIPVDKGVGDRVSGGTINQYGFLRIESVRVGRDTALSQIIRMVQEAQGSKAPIQAITDRIAAIFVPLVIIIALLTFLLWWVIGGEFVPAMIRLVAVLVIACPCALGLATPTAVMSGTGKGAERGLLFKNSEALEMAAKLETVVLDKTGTITVGKPAVVDIIPLDPGISDEGYLLKLAASVERGSEHPLGRAIVSEAENRGISLYDPEGFQASSGLGVQAKVNGRVVIAGKPDWFNELDVNISVAEKVIHALQDEGKTVIIVVIERDPAGLIAVADRLKPDSREAVSDLQRHGLKVVMLTGDNIKTADSMAVQVNINEVISDVRPEDKSSIIKDLQDRGQRVGMVGDGINDSPALAQADVGMAIGTGTDVAIETADIVLASGSLKGVSWAIQLSRATMRIIKQNLFWAFFYNLALIPVAAGALYPFEMLPGFLRHLHPMLAAFAMSMSSITVVTNSLRLYRVRFDS; this is encoded by the coding sequence ATGTCAGAGATGCGAGTAAACCTGCCCATTATAGGAATGACTTGTGCGAATTGTGCGATGAATATTGAGAGAGCAGTAAGAAAGCTTTCTGGGATTAAGGAGGTGAATGTTAATTTTGCCACAGAGCAGGCATCTATTGCTTATGATTCGCAACAGATTGGAATAGATGGTATCATTGCCAAGATTGCTGATGCTGGTTTTGGTGTGGTGACATCCAGCGTGGAATTGATAGTAACTGGGATGACATGTGTGAATTGTGCTGTGACCATTGAGAGGACCTTAATGAAAAGGGTTATGGGGGTGATAAAGGCATCTGTAAACTTTGCTACTGAGACTGTATTTATTCAATATATTCCATCCATTACAACAGTTAATGAGATTATCGCTGCTATTGAAAAGGCTGGTTATGGAGCTATTCCCCTAAATGAAGGGATTGAAGGGGAGGATGCAGAATCCCTAGCGCGTAAGGGTGAAATAAAAAGTCAAACCCGCAAATTTTTCCTTGGGATTCTTTTTACAATTCCACTTTTCATCTTGAGCATGGGAAGAGATTTTGGAATATTGGGGGCATGGTCCTATTCTGAATGGGTAAACTGGCTATTCCTGTTTTTAGCAACTCCTGTTCAATTTTACACAGGATGGGATTTTTACACAGGTGGATGGAAGAGCATCAGGAATGGTAGCGCTAATATGGATGTGTTGGTGGCTATGGGATCATCAGTTGCATATATATACTCTTTTGCATTGATGCTCTATCCCTTGCTCGGAGAACATGTATATTTTGAGACTTCGGCTGTCATTATTACATTGATTAAGTTGGGAAAGATGCTGGAATCGAGAACCAAGGGCAGAACCGGTGGCGCTATCCGAAGGTTGATGGAATTGCGTCCCAAAACAGCTTCAATCCTGAAGGAAGGGGAGGAGGAGGAGGTCCCAATCTCTCAAGTAGGAGTAGGCGATATTGTCGTTGTTCGTCCCGGTGACAGCCTGCCTGTGGATGGTGTGATCATTGAGGGAGATTCGGCCATTGATGAATCCATGATGACCGGAGAGCCGATTCCAGTGGATAAGGGGGTAGGTGATAGGGTTTCTGGTGGAACCATTAACCAGTATGGGTTTCTAAGGATCGAATCTGTCAGGGTGGGACGGGATACGGCCCTGTCACAGATCATTCGGATGGTACAAGAGGCTCAGGGGAGCAAGGCTCCCATTCAGGCAATAACGGATCGGATTGCCGCTATATTTGTGCCTTTAGTAATTATTATTGCATTATTGACATTTTTGCTGTGGTGGGTGATTGGTGGAGAATTTGTGCCAGCAATGATAAGACTCGTTGCCGTGCTCGTTATCGCCTGCCCGTGCGCTCTTGGATTGGCAACGCCAACGGCTGTTATGAGCGGTACTGGGAAGGGTGCAGAGAGGGGTCTGCTTTTCAAGAACAGCGAGGCTCTGGAGATGGCCGCAAAGCTGGAAACGGTTGTGCTCGATAAGACCGGTACCATTACTGTCGGCAAACCTGCTGTCGTGGATATTATTCCGCTTGATCCTGGTATAAGCGATGAAGGGTATCTTCTAAAACTAGCGGCATCGGTGGAGAGGGGTTCCGAGCATCCATTGGGGCGGGCAATTGTATCAGAGGCAGAGAATCGGGGAATTTCTCTCTATGATCCAGAGGGATTCCAGGCATCCAGTGGTCTTGGAGTTCAGGCAAAAGTAAACGGGAGGGTTGTCATTGCTGGAAAGCCGGACTGGTTTAATGAGTTGGATGTAAATATTAGTGTGGCTGAGAAGGTTATTCATGCTCTTCAGGATGAGGGGAAGACTGTAATCATTGTGGTCATTGAGAGAGACCCTGCGGGACTAATAGCGGTTGCTGATAGGCTGAAGCCTGATTCCAGGGAGGCTGTTTCTGATCTTCAGAGGCACGGATTAAAGGTGGTTATGCTGACGGGTGATAATATCAAGACTGCGGATTCCATGGCTGTGCAAGTTAACATAAATGAGGTTATCTCAGATGTTCGTCCAGAAGATAAATCCTCAATAATAAAGGACCTTCAAGACAGGGGACAAAGGGTGGGGATGGTAGGCGATGGCATCAATGATTCCCCTGCACTGGCACAGGCAGATGTGGGCATGGCAATAGGCACCGGCACTGATGTCGCTATAGAGACTGCTGATATCGTACTTGCAAGCGGCAGCCTTAAGGGCGTGTCATGGGCAATCCAACTAAGCAGGGCTACTATGAGGATCATTAAACAGAATCTGTTTTGGGCATTTTTTTATAATTTAGCGCTGATACCCGTCGCAGCGGGCGCTTTGTATCCCTTTGAGATGCTTCCTGGATTTCTGAGACATCTACATCCGATGCTGGCCGCCTTTGCCATGTCAATGAGCAGCATAACGGTCGTTACCAACAGCCTCAGATTGTACAGGGTAAGGTTCGATAGCTGA
- the bioF gene encoding 8-amino-7-oxononanoate synthase codes for MNSRLDQLLRKEIEKLKGAELYRILKRIESPMNPTVVIEGRELILFSSNNYLGLATHPKLKEASLHALNRYGTGSGASRLISGNMDIHEELERRIAQFKNCEAAIVFPTGYMANIGLITSLAGKGDLILSDELNHASIIDGCRLSGADIQIYPHKDAKALWHMLSEDDEAFVDEVNRKRIIITDGVFSMDGDIASLPDILRVAEEYDAFVIVDDAHSTGVLGEGGRGTAEHYNISNSENLIQMGTFSKALGGMGGFVAGSEVLIDYLKNRARCFVYSTALPPSVCASSIAAIDLIDSEPGIRQSLWRNVGMLIRGLHDLGYDTMGSQTHIVPILIRDTGQTMKFAQALIDAGIYAPGIRPPTVPEKMSRIRVSLMASHNDEHINRALTVFQDVGRRLSII; via the coding sequence ATGAATTCGAGATTGGATCAGCTTTTGCGCAAAGAGATTGAAAAGCTAAAAGGAGCGGAGCTTTATAGAATCCTCAAAAGGATTGAAAGCCCTATGAATCCAACAGTAGTAATAGAAGGCAGGGAACTAATCCTTTTTTCATCCAACAATTACTTGGGATTGGCTACTCATCCGAAATTGAAGGAGGCTAGCCTTCATGCCCTGAATCGATATGGCACAGGATCAGGTGCATCCCGTCTAATCTCTGGTAATATGGATATCCACGAAGAGCTTGAGAGGAGGATAGCACAATTTAAAAATTGTGAAGCGGCAATTGTATTCCCTACTGGATATATGGCTAATATAGGCTTAATCACTTCTCTTGCAGGCAAGGGGGATCTTATCCTGAGCGATGAGTTGAATCACGCCAGCATCATTGATGGATGCAGGTTGAGCGGGGCTGATATACAAATCTATCCCCATAAGGATGCTAAGGCCTTATGGCATATGTTATCAGAGGATGATGAAGCATTTGTGGATGAAGTAAATAGGAAGAGAATTATTATTACTGACGGTGTTTTCAGCATGGATGGAGATATCGCCTCCCTTCCTGATATATTAAGGGTTGCCGAAGAGTATGACGCGTTTGTAATCGTGGATGATGCTCATTCAACTGGAGTGTTAGGCGAAGGCGGAAGGGGAACAGCGGAGCACTATAATATAAGTAATAGCGAGAATCTGATACAGATGGGGACTTTCAGCAAGGCCTTGGGTGGTATGGGTGGATTTGTCGCGGGTAGTGAAGTGCTGATAGATTATCTGAAAAACAGGGCTAGATGCTTTGTCTATTCCACAGCTTTACCTCCATCGGTTTGCGCATCCTCTATTGCGGCTATCGATCTAATAGACTCTGAACCAGGGATAAGGCAATCCCTATGGAGAAATGTTGGCATGCTGATTAGGGGATTGCATGACTTAGGATATGATACAATGGGGAGCCAAACCCACATTGTGCCTATTCTTATCAGGGATACAGGTCAAACTATGAAATTTGCTCAAGCCTTGATTGACGCTGGGATCTATGCTCCGGGAATACGCCCGCCTACAGTTCCTGAAAAAATGAGCAGAATAAGGGTAAGCTTGATGGCCTCACACAATGATGAACACATAAACAGGGCCTTAACTGTTTTTCAAGACGTTGGTCGAAGACTATCTATAATTTAG
- a CDS encoding biotin--[acetyl-CoA-carboxylase] ligase gives MINIEEEILRLIMDADDYISGESVADRLSISRSAVWKHIRKMRREGFRIDANPRSGYRLVSCPDILKPVLIKNNLNTNLFGNDIVYYIKTESTNTIANNLAIDGAEEGTVVIAEEQTKGRGRLDRSWLSPAYKNILMSVIFRPNIEPLKVFNLTMLSSLSVVKAIESTTNIKAQIKWPNDVYIENKKVGGILTELNAEQDRINFAIVGIGLNVNFDSSRYSEIKDIATSISNVAGRPVSRISLLQSVLQELEESYKLLKAGKVDLIRRDWNKHSLVIGKPVRIISFDKIEEGIAESVDGDGCLILRDNMGKRKKILSGDVSLRLKE, from the coding sequence ATGATTAATATTGAAGAAGAAATATTGCGCCTCATTATGGATGCTGATGACTATATCTCTGGCGAGTCGGTCGCTGATAGACTAAGCATATCTAGATCGGCAGTATGGAAGCATATCCGAAAGATGAGGAGGGAAGGATTCCGAATCGATGCTAATCCAAGATCGGGTTATCGTTTAGTTTCATGTCCTGATATTCTAAAGCCGGTGTTGATCAAGAATAATCTAAACACAAACCTTTTTGGCAATGACATCGTTTATTATATTAAGACTGAATCTACAAACACTATCGCCAATAATCTGGCAATAGATGGAGCAGAGGAGGGTACGGTTGTTATAGCTGAGGAGCAGACAAAGGGGAGGGGCAGGCTGGATAGGAGCTGGCTATCCCCAGCATATAAGAATATTTTAATGTCTGTAATCTTTCGGCCAAATATTGAGCCTTTAAAGGTATTTAATCTGACCATGCTTTCTTCACTTTCAGTTGTCAAGGCTATCGAAAGCACTACTAATATAAAGGCGCAGATTAAGTGGCCAAACGATGTATATATAGAAAACAAAAAGGTAGGAGGAATACTTACAGAATTGAATGCGGAGCAGGATAGGATTAACTTCGCGATTGTTGGAATAGGGCTTAACGTCAATTTTGATTCTTCCAGGTATTCTGAGATCAAGGATATTGCCACAAGCATATCCAATGTAGCAGGTCGGCCGGTTTCAAGAATTAGCCTGCTTCAATCCGTCCTTCAGGAACTTGAGGAGAGTTATAAGTTGCTAAAGGCTGGCAAGGTTGATCTGATTCGGAGGGATTGGAATAAGCACTCATTAGTGATAGGCAAACCCGTGCGGATTATATCCTTTGATAAAATTGAAGAGGGTATTGCTGAATCAGTGGACGGTGATGGATGCCTTATCCTTAGAGACAATATGGGTAAGAGGAAGAAGATATTGAGCGGTGACGTGTCCTTAAGGCTGAAGGAATAG
- the bioD gene encoding dethiobiotin synthase, with protein MSNGMFITGTDTDVGKTIVAAGFACAIKARGMDVGVMKPVATGAARIRDELISDDVRFLVESIKCVDEITNINPITLELPLSPLVASRLEKREIDIGKIREAYGMLCARHDYVVVEGIGGILVPILEDYYVTDLIRELDLPVIIVTRPSLGTINQTLLTVREAMRNGIEVRGVIISGYDEINAGIAERTNPEILKEISDIPLLGILPYDHEVDVSACKTGNIEELFIKNIDLDIILE; from the coding sequence ATGAGTAATGGTATGTTTATTACTGGCACTGACACTGATGTTGGCAAAACCATTGTTGCTGCTGGGTTTGCATGCGCGATTAAAGCAAGAGGCATGGATGTAGGTGTGATGAAGCCTGTTGCTACAGGAGCGGCTAGGATCAGGGATGAACTCATATCCGATGATGTTAGGTTTCTTGTTGAGTCAATAAAGTGTGTTGATGAAATTACTAATATTAATCCCATTACTCTGGAATTACCCCTATCGCCTCTCGTTGCATCAAGGCTGGAGAAGAGAGAAATTGATATAGGTAAAATAAGGGAAGCCTATGGTATGCTTTGCGCTAGACATGACTATGTGGTGGTTGAAGGTATTGGGGGCATTTTAGTTCCCATACTCGAGGACTACTATGTGACGGATTTGATTAGGGAGCTGGATTTGCCAGTCATCATAGTAACAAGACCATCTCTTGGTACGATTAATCAAACGCTTTTAACAGTTAGAGAGGCAATGAGGAATGGCATTGAGGTTAGGGGGGTTATTATCAGCGGGTATGATGAAATAAATGCTGGTATAGCGGAGAGGACTAATCCAGAGATATTGAAGGAAATATCCGATATTCCCCTCTTGGGAATTTTGCCTTATGATCATGAGGTGGATGTCTCTGCATGTAAGACTGGAAATATAGAAGAGCTATTCATAAAGAATATAGATTTAGACATAATACTGGAATAA
- the bioA gene encoding adenosylmethionine--8-amino-7-oxononanoate transaminase, with translation MLDESRNLQLERDDKQYVWHPFTQMKDYLKEKPLIIEKGEGSYLWDIYGNRYLDGISSLWVTIHGHCRKEIDEAIIDQVKRVSHSTLLGLSHPSVIELSRRLVEITPERLNKVFYSDAGATAVEIALKMAFQYWMQRPGGSHVRKKYIILRNAYHGDTIGAVSVGGIDLFHRIYEPLLFEVIKVESPYCYRCSLGKEFSSCNIACLAHLEDTIKKHHHETSALIIEPIVQGAAGMLVFPQGYLRRARELCTRYGILMIADEVAVGFGRTGRMFACEHEDVRPDIMTLGKGITGGYLPLAATVTTDEIYDAFLGEFDEFKTFYHGHTYTGNPLACRAALASLDIFTNDDILNKLKVKIDFLKCALKRFNELKHVGDIRQFGFMVGIELVFDKNSKESYHPGDKMGIRVIMEARKRGVIIRPLGDVIILMPPLSIEMDELEELIYVVFDSIRVATEN, from the coding sequence ATGTTGGATGAGAGTAGAAATTTACAATTGGAAAGGGATGATAAGCAATATGTATGGCACCCCTTTACCCAGATGAAGGATTATCTTAAGGAAAAACCACTGATCATTGAAAAAGGGGAGGGCTCATACCTTTGGGATATATATGGGAATAGATATTTGGATGGCATATCCTCTCTCTGGGTAACCATTCATGGACATTGCCGTAAGGAGATAGATGAAGCAATAATAGATCAGGTTAAAAGGGTATCCCATTCTACGCTTCTTGGATTATCTCACCCCTCTGTCATAGAGCTATCGAGACGGCTGGTGGAGATTACACCTGAGAGATTAAATAAGGTTTTTTATTCAGATGCTGGTGCCACTGCAGTTGAGATTGCCTTGAAAATGGCATTTCAATATTGGATGCAGAGACCAGGTGGATCACATGTTAGGAAGAAGTATATTATACTTCGAAATGCCTATCATGGAGATACCATAGGCGCGGTTAGCGTTGGAGGGATTGATCTCTTTCACAGGATTTATGAACCACTGCTTTTTGAAGTAATCAAGGTTGAATCTCCATATTGTTATCGTTGTAGTCTGGGGAAGGAGTTTTCTTCCTGTAATATAGCATGTCTTGCCCATTTAGAGGATACTATTAAAAAACATCATCATGAGACATCGGCTCTAATCATTGAACCTATTGTGCAGGGCGCGGCTGGCATGCTTGTATTTCCACAGGGTTATCTGAGAAGGGCAAGAGAACTCTGTACAAGATATGGAATCTTAATGATAGCTGATGAGGTCGCAGTGGGATTTGGAAGGACTGGACGGATGTTCGCATGTGAACATGAGGATGTAAGACCGGACATTATGACATTAGGGAAGGGTATCACAGGCGGTTATCTTCCATTAGCAGCTACAGTTACAACTGATGAAATATATGATGCATTTTTGGGGGAATTCGATGAGTTCAAAACCTTTTATCATGGGCACACCTATACCGGGAATCCATTAGCGTGCAGAGCAGCCTTGGCTAGTCTGGATATTTTTACAAATGATGACATCCTTAATAAGCTCAAGGTGAAGATTGATTTTCTTAAATGTGCCTTAAAGAGATTTAATGAGTTGAAGCATGTGGGGGATATACGACAATTTGGCTTTATGGTAGGGATAGAACTCGTCTTTGACAAAAATTCAAAAGAATCATACCATCCAGGGGATAAGATGGGCATTAGGGTTATTATGGAGGCTAGGAAGAGAGGGGTTATAATTAGACCTCTTGGCGATGTGATTATACTTATGCCCCCCTTAAGCATTGAAATGGATGAATTGGAAGAATTGATTTATGTTGTATTTGATTCAATTAGGGTTGCGACAGAAAACTAA
- a CDS encoding HD domain-containing protein: MLLKMTQLDINYIRPDSFFIYNIYSENGEKLHDARTPLSSSKIKSIREAYGNYVYIDKNEVNVNEMEPAIPEEKLCLIRDKTKSILEEVESIGVLSKATYREAVETVETILDELNKTKYNVINLLKDLKSYEEYTYSHSVNVGILVAVFAQKHGLFSQDELKNLTLGAYLHDIGKMKIDLNIINKKGKLSKREMLEMKRHPQLGYEIIKRNGERNPIVQQSILFHHEKFQEDGYYGLPYNNLPVFSKIISICDIFDALTSKRPYRDALSTSDALKSIVNSINFHFDYNFVSNFINKMESLLSNNLSTYAVGDICELNSQELALIKELGTKDLLKPKVLVFCRFSKDKRGMVAKFYEEPFELDIFEDPVRIITKLICNGHHLNIIKERLKERKII; encoded by the coding sequence ATGTTACTCAAAATGACACAGTTGGATATCAACTATATTAGACCGGACAGTTTTTTCATTTACAATATATATTCTGAGAATGGCGAAAAGCTGCATGATGCTAGAACCCCACTTTCATCAAGTAAGATCAAATCTATTAGGGAGGCATATGGGAATTATGTATATATTGACAAAAATGAGGTAAATGTTAACGAAATGGAGCCTGCTATTCCTGAAGAGAAGCTGTGTCTCATTCGTGACAAAACAAAGAGTATTTTGGAAGAAGTTGAGTCAATAGGGGTGTTAAGCAAAGCCACGTATAGAGAGGCGGTTGAGACGGTAGAGACGATTTTAGATGAGCTTAATAAAACAAAATATAATGTGATTAATCTTCTAAAAGACCTAAAATCATATGAAGAGTATACCTATAGCCATTCTGTTAATGTGGGAATATTAGTCGCTGTCTTTGCGCAAAAGCACGGTCTTTTTTCTCAGGATGAACTGAAAAATTTAACGCTTGGAGCATATCTGCACGATATTGGTAAAATGAAGATAGACCTGAATATTATCAACAAAAAAGGCAAGTTGAGTAAAAGAGAGATGTTAGAGATGAAGAGACATCCTCAACTTGGATATGAGATTATAAAGAGGAATGGGGAACGAAATCCGATTGTCCAGCAATCAATTCTGTTTCATCATGAAAAATTCCAAGAGGATGGATATTATGGATTACCTTATAATAATCTGCCTGTATTTTCAAAGATAATTTCAATTTGTGATATATTTGATGCATTAACATCAAAAAGACCTTATAGGGATGCCTTATCCACCTCTGATGCGCTAAAGTCGATTGTAAATTCCATAAATTTTCATTTTGATTATAATTTTGTGAGCAATTTTATCAATAAAATGGAATCACTCTTGAGTAATAACCTGTCAACCTACGCGGTAGGTGACATCTGTGAATTGAATTCTCAGGAACTCGCTTTGATTAAAGAACTTGGTACTAAGGACCTCTTAAAACCAAAGGTTTTGGTTTTTTGCAGGTTTTCAAAAGATAAAAGAGGGATGGTTGCTAAGTTTTATGAAGAACCATTTGAACTGGATATATTTGAAGATCCTGTTAGAATAATAACAAAGTTAATATGTAATGGTCATCATTTGAATATAATAAAGGAGAGGCTTAAGGAGAGAAAAATTATATAA
- a CDS encoding cation transporter, producing the protein MSTHTQEKTFVIPNISCEHCVKAIEDELSRIDGVSRVVGDSEKKSIAVEWGMPANLDQIKETLREINYPAED; encoded by the coding sequence ATGTCAACTCATACACAGGAAAAGACATTTGTGATACCCAATATCTCATGTGAGCATTGTGTGAAGGCTATTGAGGATGAACTGAGCCGAATTGATGGAGTCTCAAGGGTAGTGGGAGATTCTGAAAAGAAATCGATAGCAGTTGAATGGGGTATGCCTGCCAACCTGGATCAGATTAAGGAAACACTAAGGGAAATAAACTATCCGGCTGAAGACTAA